The proteins below are encoded in one region of Styela clava chromosome 4, kaStyClav1.hap1.2, whole genome shotgun sequence:
- the LOC120335494 gene encoding lactadherin-like — translation MKITFAFCVVIFLHLASCHMPTVYEFCSHVVANGDAGQLICDSSQCQGSPGEIGPTGAKGQKGEQGTAENLEERIRELEDSLTKTNQIIDALPRSTYCYMGMRSRDIPDSAITASSIYDEYHQAYHGRLDNRAKTEDCGRWSPKNNQKGEWLQVDFGRSELVGGIITQGRDAVAQWVASFTVSCGLSTSSLATIQESGVEKIFAGNSDVDTKVINMFPKPITCRFIRVHPQTWYIYINMRVEFIKGVCYDLYI, via the exons ATGAAGATTACTTTCGCTTTTTGCGTTGTCATTTTCCTACACTTAGCCAGCTGTCACATGCCAACAGTGTATGAATTCTGCTCGCATGTTGTGGCAAATGGAGACGCAGGTCAGCTGATTTGTGATTCGAGCCAATGTCAAGGCAGTCCTGGTGAAATAGGACCGACAGGGGCGAAGGGCCAAAAGGGCGAACAGGGAACTGCTGAGAATCTGGAAGAAAGAattagagaacttgaag ATTCACTTACAAAGACAAACCAGATCATTGACGCTTTGCCAAGAA GCACATACTGTTATATGGGAATGAGGAGCAGAGATATACCGGACTCAGCTATTACAGCTTCATCAATATACGACGAATATCATCAGGCGTATCATGGAAGGCTTGATAACAGAGCTAAAACAGAAGATTGTGGAAGATGGTCGCCAAAAAACA ATCAAAAGGGCGAATGGCTTCAAGTAGACTTCGGAAGATCGGAACTAGTTGGTGGAATAATTACACAAGGAAGAGATGCCGTTGCACAATGGGTGGCGTCTTTCACAGTATCTTGTGGTCTCAGCACTAGTTCTCTGGCTACCATCCAAGAGAGTGGGGTGGAAAAG ATATTTGCAGGAAATTCTGACGTAGACACCAAGGTAATCAACATGTTCCCAAAGCCAATCACTTGTCGATTTATCCGAGTTCACCCTCAGACTTGGTATATCTACATCAACATGAGAGTCGAATTTATCAAGGGAGTGTGTTATGATCTGTACATCTAA